One part of the Rutidosis leptorrhynchoides isolate AG116_Rl617_1_P2 chromosome 1, CSIRO_AGI_Rlap_v1, whole genome shotgun sequence genome encodes these proteins:
- the LOC139839698 gene encoding uncharacterized protein, whose product MRLTQLLRWLGRCLVERRSWMDQNTWMYEIGRATAEFMDSVDEFITVAETDQLEKGNNAICCHCKKCKNARWYVDSTDIKSHLIAHGFMRGYTCWSFHGESVADLNPSVSDNDTDNEEDSYNSDNNVNFDDVFDDLDMEDNVADKYHDRLQQLFVDAEKPLYTGCMNFTKLSAVIQLVNLKSNNGWSDTSFTSLLELLNKMLPEGNELPVSTYQAKKLMCPMRLEIQRIHACPNDCMLYRNEDKDLSQCKVCGTSRYKRGKPTDNADSDVSENGPPAKLLWYLPIIPRLKRLFANEKDAKLLRWHAEDRKNDGKMRHVADSLQWKNFDKDFEKFGDEIRNIRFGLSSDGINPFGDLSSRHSTWPVLLCIYNLPPWLCMKRKYIMMSLLIQGPKQPGNDVDIYLQPLVDEMMELWSTGIHVYDAYKKEYFQLRAMLFCTINDFPAYGNLSGYSTKGKKACPICEENTHSI is encoded by the exons ATGAG GTTAACACAATTGCTTAGATGGTTAGGACGTTGCTTGGTAGAGAGGAGGTCGTGG ATGGATCAGAATACTTGGATGTACGAGATAGGTCGAGCTACCGCTGAGTTTATGGATAGTGTAGATGAATTTATTACAGTTGCCGAGACTGATCAACTAGAAAAAGGAAACAACGCAATTTGTTGTCATTGTAAGAAATGCAAAAATGCACGGTGGTATGTTGATTCAACCGATATCAAAAGTCATCTAATTGCACACGGATTTATGAGAGGGTACACATGTTGGTCTTTTCATGGTGAGTCAGTAGCTGACCTTAACCCGTCTGTTTCGGATAACGATACCGATAATGAAGAAGATTCATACAATAGTGACAATAATGTTAATTTTGATGACGTGTTTGACGATTTGGATATGGAGGATAATGTTGCTGATAAGTATCATGACAGATTACAACAACTATTTGTTGACGCTGAAAAACCTTTATATACCGGTTGTATGAATTTTACAAAACTTTCTGCCGTGATACAACTGGTTAACTTAAAATCAAACAATGGTTGGAGCGACACAAGTTTCACTAGCCTGTTAGAGTTATTGAACAAAATGCTACCAGAAGGTAATGAGTTGCCGGTTTCAACATACCAAGCAAAGAAATTAATGTGCCCAATGAGATTGGAAATACAGAGAATACATGCTTGTCCAAATGATTGTATGTTATACAGGAATGAAGACAAAGACCTATCTCAATGTAAGGTATGTGGTACATCTAGGTATAAACGTGGAAAACCGACTGATAATGCTGATAGTGATGTGTCGGAAAATGGACCTCCTGCAAAATTATTGTGGTACTTGCCTATCATACCACGATTAAAGAGACTATTTGCGAATGAGAAAGATGCAAAATTATTACGTTGGCATGCTGAAGATCGTAAAAATGATGGTAAAATGCGACATGTGGCTGATTCACTTCAATGGAAAAATTTTGATAAAGATTTTGAAAAATTTGGAGATGAGATACGTAATATAAGGTTCGGACTCAGTTCAGATGGAATTAATCCGTTCGGAGATTTGAGTAGCCGTCACAGCACGTGGCCTGTTCTTCTATGCATTTATAATCTACCGCCTTGGCTATGTATGAAAAGAAAATACATAATGATGTCTCTTTTGATTCAAGGTCCAAAGCAACCTGGAAACGACGTTGATATTTATTTGCAACCATTAGTTGATGAAATGATGGAATTATGGAGTACCGGCATACACGTTTATGATGCATACAAGAAAGAATACTTCCAACTACGGGCAATGCTTTTTTGCACCATTAATGATTTTCCTGCTTATGGTAACTTGTCTGGATATAGTACGAAGGGGAAAAAGGCATGTCCTATTTGTGAGGAAAATACTCACTCGATATGA